The window CATCCTCTGATGGTGGATTCGGATTTAAATACGTATTAACCCCGATAATTGGAAGCTCTCCCGTATGCTTTTTCATTTCATAATGCATCGACTCATCCTGGATTTTTCCGCGTTGATATTGTGTTTCCATCGAGCCAAGCACGCCACCGCGATCATCCATTCGTTCAAATTCACGAAGAACGGCTTCCTCAACAAGATCAGTCAACTCTTCCACAATAAACGAACCTTGCAACGGATTTTCATTTTTGGTTAAACCATGCTCCTTGGTAATAATCATTTGAATCGCCATCGCGCGGCGCACTGATTCTTCCGTCGGAGTTGTAATCGCCTCATCATATGCATTCGTATGAAGAGAATTACAATTATCATGCAGAGCCATGATTGCCTGAAGCGTTGTCCGAATATCATTAAAGTCGATTTCTTGAGCATGCAGCGACCGTCCTGAAGTTTGAACATGATATTTTAACTTCTGACTCCGCTCATTCGCCCGGTACTTATCACGCATCGTCGTCGCCCAAATTCGACGGGCAACTCGACCAATCACCGTATACTCAGGATCAAGCCCATTTGAGAAAAAGAAAGATAGATTCGGCGCAAAATCATCTATGTTCATACCTCTACTTAAATAGTACTCCACGAAAGTGAAACCATTCGCAAGCGTGAAAGCCAGCTGCGAAATTGGATTAGCGCCAGCCTCCGCAATATGGTACCCGGAAATAGAAACCGAATAATAATTTCGGACCTTTTGGTCAATAAAATATTGTTGAATATCACCCATCATCCGTAAAGCAAATTCAGTCGAGAAAATACAAGTATTTTGGCCTTGATCTTCTTTTAAAATATCAGCTTGAACCGTACCACGGACGGTTTGTAACGTGTGTGCCTTTACTTGTTCTGCTTCAGCAACAGTTAATACCCGACCTAACTCTGCTTGTTTTTTATCAAGCTGTTGGTCAATCGCTGTATTCATGAACATCGCTAGGATGATTGGCGCTGGTCCATTGATCGTCATCGAAACCGATGTAGACGGATGGCATAAGTCAAAGCCGCCATACAGCTTTTTCATATCTTCCAACGTGCAAACGTTTACACCACTTTCGCCAATTTTCCCGAAAATGTCAGGACGGTGGTCAGGATCTTCCCCGTAAAGAGTAACAGAATCGAACGCAGTACTGAGACGTTTTGCTGTATCGTCCTTGGATAGATAATGGAAGCGTCGATTGGTTCGATCTGGTGTTCCTTCACCAGCAAATTGCCGTTTTGGATCTTCACCTTCCCGCTTAAATGGAAACACTCCAGCAGTAAACGGAAAGAAGCCTGGAACATTTTCGCGGTAAACCCAGCGTAATATTTCTCCGTATTCAGTAAACTTAGGCAGCGCCACTTTCGGGATATCGAGCCCGGAAAGGCTTTTTGATTTAAGTATAGTAATGATTTCTTTGTCGCGGACTTTCGTAACAAATTGTTCAGCAGAGTATTTTTTTGTGGTGCTTTCCCAGCTATCGAGAATATTTTTTGATTCAGGTGTAAGTTTTAATTCTGTCTCATGCTTTAAGGCCCCAAGTGCGGTAATGATTTCTGAGTTGGTTTCTTTTTCTTTAACCGCTTCAATTGCTCCTTCAAGCTGGAATAGTCTGCGAGCAATCCCAACTTGCTCTTGTGCTTTTTTATGGTAATTACGCACTGTATCGGAAATTTCTCGCAAGTAATAACGGCGATCATTCGGAATGATTACATTTTGTTTCTCAACCTTTGCAGACTTTGAAAAAGTCGTCGTCCAAGTCGTCCCTGTGTTTTGATTCACTTTTTCAATTAAGGCCGCAAACAAGGCGTTTGTTCCTGGATCATTGAATTGGCTGGCAATTGTTCCATATACAGGCATTTCCGAAAAGTCGCGGTCATACGCTTGACGGCTGCGTTGATATTGTTTTTGAACTTGGCGCAAAGCATCTTCAGAGCCCTTGCGCTCAAACTTATTAATAACGACTAGGTCGGCATAATCAATCATATCTATTTTTTCAAGTTGGCTCGGTGCTCCAAATTCGCTTGTCATCACATAAAGGGATACGTTACAAATTTCAGCAATTTCAGCATCCCCTTGGCCAATTCCGCTTGTTTCAACAATGATTAGATCAAAACCAGCTGATTGCACAACAGAAATAGCGTCTTTGATCGCTAATGATAATTCACTTTTAGAACGCCTTGTCGCTAAACTCCTCATATAAACGCGCGGTGAAAAGATAGCGTTCATGCGAATTCGGTCTCCAAGGAGGGCTCCTCCTGTTTTTTGTTTGGTTGGGTCAACAGATAGAATCGCCACTTTTTTCTCAGGAATTTCGTTTATGAAACGGCGAATTAATTCATCGGTAAGCGAGCTTTTTCCAGCTCCACCTGTCCCAGTGATTCCGATAACAGGTACTGTTTGTTGGATGGTTTTTATTTCTTTAAGTAGGATTTCGGCTGTAGCAGCAACTTCTGTGCCAATTTCAACATGTTGCTCGGCAAGAGTGATTAATTTGGCAATAGTATTTACATCACCTGATTGGAGCTTCTTAATCGTTTGGGCAGTTTCATGATCAACCGTCGGAAAGTCGCTTTCCTGCAGCATCTGATTGATCATTCCTTGTAAGCCTAGGAGACGGCCATCTTCTGGTGAAAAAATTCTTGTGATTCCGTATTCATGGAGTTCATTGATTTCTTTCGGAATGATTACACCACCACCACCGCCAAAAATACGGATGTGAGAAGCGCCTCTTTCTTTAAGTAGGTCATACATATATTTAAAGTATTCAACGTGCCCACCTTGGTATGACGATATAGCAATTCCTTGCGCATCTTCTTGGATGGCAGCGTTAACTACCTCTTCGACTGATCGATTGTGACCAAGATGAATGACCTCTGCACCGCTACCTTGAAGAATCCGCCGCATAATATTAATGGACGCATCATGACCATCAAATAAACTTGAAGCCGTTACAAACCTAATGTGATGACGTGGCTTATATACCTCTACTTTATTCATACTCGCCCCTCCGCTTCTTTAACATAAAATCCCTTTAAGCCGGCAAAAATCCAGTCCGTTTGCATTTCAATATACTCATCAAGTGTATATTGTTTTTGGATTGTCCAGCGCCGGAATCCCCACATCTGACCTTGGACGACAACATTATGCGCCCATAATTTTACTTCCTTCGTCGTCATGCATAATTCGCCTTTATCGACGACGAGTTGAATCACATCCTCAAGCATTGAAACCATATCTATTTCTTTCTCTAATACATATGGGAGTGCATCTTTTGACAGCGATTTGGCCTCCTGATACATGACGAGGACCTCTTCCTGCACACTATCCATGACTCGAAAGAAATTTTCAATTCCATATCTTAAGCTCTTAAGTGTCCCTTGGTGGGAAGCCAAATCCTGCTCCAACCGGTCTTTCACTTCATCATAAATGCTGTCACAAACGAGATACAAAATATCCTCTTTTGACCTGATGTATTCATAAAGCGTCCCAATACTAAAACCAGCAGCTTTAGCAATCTCTCGAGTGGTGGTGCGATGAAATCCTTTTTGTTTAAAAAGAGCAATAGCACCTTTAATCATTTGATTTCGCCTCATTTTAACGAGACGCTCATCCTTTACTGATGCATGTATTTCACGTCTTTGCTTTTTCATGATTTCAACCGCCTTTTTCACCTTCAATCTCCTGTTGACTCTCTATCCGATTGAACGAATGGGTCTATTTTCAGCTTGATCAAAACGTGTTATTTTTTGAAAGTTCAGAAAAATCAACTGACATAGAGGCCTGATTCCCTTAAATGAGGGGATCAGACCATTCTTAATCAGTCTCGTCTCTCTTTTACTTTATGGCTGTGTTAAACTTGTCTGTTGATTTCCGCTGCATGCGCTCCAATCAACAGAGTGGGTAAAATCAACGTTGAACTATAACATAGCCTACTTTGTAAGCATCCGTGAGATTACGAGGCGTTGAATTTCTTGTGTTCCTTCATAAATTTGGGTAATTTTAGCATCACGCATGAAACGTTCCACTGGATAATCCTTTGTATAACCGTAACCACCGAAAATTTGCACAGCTTCTGTAGTCACTTTCATCGCTGTATCACCTGCAAAAAGTTTCGACATCGCTGATTCTTTTCCGTATGGAAGGCCTTTTGATTCAAGCCATGCAGCTTGATAAGTTAATAGTCTAGCTGCCTCTACGCCTGTTGCCATATCAGCAAGTTTAAAGCCAATTCCTTGTTGTAGTGCAATTGGTTTACCAAATTGAACGCGTTCTCTTGAGTAATCAACGGCAGCATCAAGGGCACCTTGGGCAATTCCAACAGCTTGAGCAGCGATTCCATTACGACCACCATCTAGAGTCATCATGGCAATTTTAAAGCCTTCTCCTTCTTTGCCAAGAAGATTTTCAACTGGAACAATGCAATCTTCGAAAATGATTTCTGTTGTTGGTGAAGAACGAATTCCTAGTTTCTTTTCCTTTTTCCCTACTGAAAAGCCTGGGAAATCACTTTCTACGATAAAGGCGCTTGTTCCTTTTTGCTTGTTTTCAGGATCAGTTAGGGCGAATACCACATAAGTGTCGGCTACTCCACCATTTGTAATAAAGATTTTTGCACCGTTTAGAACATAGTGATCTCCATTAAGGCGGGCAGTTGTTCTCATTCCACCTGCATCCGATCCACTACCGGCTTCCGTTAAGCCGTAACCACCAATTTTTTCACCTTGAGCCATTGGGCGCAAATATTTTTGTTTTTGCTCTTCGCTACCAAATTTAAAAATCGGCCAGCCAGCTAAAGATGTGTGGGCAGATAATGTAACCCCTGTTGAAGCACAAACACGAGATAATTCTTCAACAGCGATACAATAGGCTAAATAGTCACTGCCGATTCCGCCGTACTCTTCTGGCCAAGGAATACCTGTTAAACCAAGCTCTGCCATTTTAGCGAAAATTTCACGGTCAAAGCGTTCGTTTTCATCACGTTCTGCAGCGCTAGGAGCTACTTCGTTTCTAGCAAAGTCACGTACCATTTTTCGGATCATTTCATGTTCTTCAGACAATTGAAAATTCATTATTTCTTCCTCTTTTCTATATATTAGTAGATAATAGCTTATTATTTTGTTGGCTCTGTTCAACTAGAATGTTGATTTCCGTTCCAGACACTTGCGCACCTTAGGGGCGGGCGGTGAGCCTCCTCGGCGCTTAAGCGCCTGTGGGGTCTCACCTGTCCCGCTGCTCCCGCAGGAGTCTTCGTGCCTTCCACTCCAATCAACATTGAGCTTTAACACAGCTATTTTGTCAGTTGTTTACTAATAACGAGTCGTTGAATTTCGCTGGTACCCTCGTAAATTTCAGTGATTTTTGCATCACGGAAGTAACGTTCAACTGGATAGTCTTCGGTATAACCGTATCCGCCAAAAACTTGAATGGCTTCCGTTGTCACTTCCACCGCTGTTCTCGATGCAAACAGCTTCGCCATTGAGGCCTCTAGCCCACATGGTTTGCCTTTTGCACGGAGATCAGCAGCTCGATAGACTAATAGTCTGGCTGCTTCAATTGAAGTCGCCATATCAGCGAGCTTGAAGCCAACGCCCTGCTGACGAGAGATTGGCTTACCAAATTGCTGCCGCCCACTTGCATATTCTGTGGCTGCTTCTAAGGCTGCCTCCGCAATACCAAGGGCTTGAGCGGCAATGCCAATGCGTCCAACATCGAGATTACCAAGGGCAATTTTTAACCCTTCGCCTTCTTTTCCAAGAATGTTCTCCCCGGAAACTCTCATATTTTCAAATGTTAGCTGCACAGTTCTAGAGCCGTGTAATCCCATCTTTTTCTCGTCTTTGCCGACGATAAAGCCCGGTGTATCTTTTTCAACGATAAAAGTGGTAATGCCTTTGCTACCGGCACTTGGATCGGTGACTGCAAAAACGATGTAAACATCAGCTTCGCCACCGTTTGTAATAAAGATTTTTGAACCATTAATGACGTAATCTTCGCCGTCTTTTATGGCCCTTGTTTTGATCCCTGCTGCATCGGAGCCAGCTTGTGGTTCAGTTAAACAAAACGCACCTAAGTACTCGCCAGCGGCCAGCTTTGGAACATATTTTTGCTTTTGCTCTTCTGTCCCAAAATAAACGATTGGATTTGTTCCGACAGAGGTGTGTACGGATAGGATTACCCCAACCGTCGCACTAACCTTTGACAGTTCATTAATCGCGATAATATAAGAAATGAAATCCATTCCAGCCCCACCGTATTGCTCTGGAATCGGAATTCCCATCAAGCCTAGTTGCGCCATTTTCGTTAGAATTTCTCGTGGAAACTGGCCTTGTTCCATTTTTTCAATAAAAGGGGCGATTTCGGTTCGGGCAAAATCTCGAACCATTTTGCGCATCATTTCTTGTTCGTCAGTATACTTGAGGTCCATAACATTTCCCTCCTGAAGTTGATGCTCAATCACCTTACTCATAGACGTAGAATCCTCGACCTGTCTTTTTGCCGAGCCAGCCAGCCTTCACATATTTGCGAAGTAGTGGACATGGCCGATATTTATCGTCACCGAAGCCCTCATGTAGTGTTTCCATAATGTATAAGCAAGTGTCTAAACCGATGAAATCAGCAAGTGTTAATGGTCCCATTGGATGGTTCATGCCAAGCTTCATAACATCGTCAATTGCTTCCTTAGAAGCAACTCCTTCATAAAGGGCATAAATTGCTTCATTGAGCATTGGTAGAAGGATTCTATTGGAGATAAATCCTGGGAAATCATTGACTTCTACAGGAACCTTTTCTAAGTTTTTAGTGATGTCTTCAATCGTTTGATAGACTTTATCAGCAGTTGCTAAGCCACGGATAATTTCAACTAGCTTCATAACCGGTACTGGGTTCATAAAGTGCATGCCGATTACTTGTTCTGGTCTGTTTGTGACTGCGGCAATTTCCGTAATTGGAAGTGAAGAAGTATTGCTGGCTAAAATGGCATGCGCCGGTGCAATCGCATCAAGTTGAGTGAAAATCTTTGTTTTGATTTCCATATTTTCAACAGCCGCTTCGATTACTAAATCAACAGCTTCGGCGTCTTGTAAGGTTGTTGATGCCGAAATATTGGACAAGATGCCATCGCGAGTTTCCGCTGTCATTCGTCCTTTTTCAACATTGCGAGCCAGGTTTTTGCTGATTCCGCCTAAACCGCGTTCAACAAACTCAGGTTTAAGGTCATTTAATAATACTTTGTAGCCTGCTTGTGCACATACTTGGGCGATACCCGAACCCATTTGTCCGGCCCCAATTACCATAATCGTTTGAACGTTCATAAATTATCCTCCTCTATTAGTAAAGCGCTGGACGCCTAGTTTGTTTGTTACTGCTTAGGTACTTCTATCATAATTGCGTCGCCTTGGCCGCCACCGCTGCAGATGGCTGCAATTCCAATGCCACCGCCGCGACGTTGTAATTCGCGAATGAGTGTTAAAATAATTCTGGCACCGCTTGCGCCAATTGGATGGCCCAACGCTACGGCTCCACCGTTTACATTGATTTTTTCAGGATCAAGACCCGCAACTTTTTGGCTTGCTAACGCGACAGCCGCGAAAGCTTCATTTATTTCAAATAAATCAATTTCCTCAACCCGTTTACCTGTTTTCTTAAGGAGTTCTTTAATGACGACACCAGGACTTTTTGGAAAATCTTTTGCCTCTAAGCCCACTTCAGCATGACCAAGGATAATCGCTTCTGGTTGTCGACCTTCTCGGATCGCCCGCTCTTCACTCATTAACACTAAAGCGGCTGCTCCGTCGTTTACACCAGGGGCATTACCTGCCGTAATCGTTCCTGCTCTGTTAAAAGCTGGACCAAGTTTTGCCAATACCTCAACTGTTGTATCAGGACGAGGAGATTCATCATGTTCAATGACCGTTGGGTGCCCCTTACGTTTTGGAACCTCAACTGGAATGATTTCTTCAGCAAACTTACCTGACTTAATGGCCTCAACGGCTAATTTGTGACTTCTATAGGCCCATTTATCTTGGTCCTCACGGCTGATTTCAAGCTCCTCAGCTGTACTATTTCCATAAGTCCCCATATGAGCACCGGTAAAACTACAGCTTAACCCGTCACGAATCATTAAATCTGTAACAGCTGCATCGCCCATTTTTAAACCCCAACGAGCCTTAGGTAGTAAATAAGGAGCATTACTCATTGATTCCATTCCACCCGCAACAATCACTTCCTCATCGCCCAATCTGATGATCTGATCCGCGAGTGTAACGCTACGCATTCCAGATGCACATACTTTGTTAACCGTTTCAGTCTTAACCTCCCATGGGAGACCTGCGTTTCTTGCAGCCTGGCGCGATGGGATTTGCCCTTGTCCACCTTGCAATACAGTACCAAAAATGACTTCGTTTACCTCATCGGGTTTAACTTGGGCCTTTTCTAATGCCCCTTTAATGGCAATTCCCCCAAGCTCAGCAGCCGTTAATTGGCTTAAGCCTCCGCCAAACTTTCCAAATGGTGTTCGTATTCCGCTTAAAATGACTGTCTTCCCCATGATATCCATCTCCTTTAGGTAAGCTTAAATTGCGAAATTTTAACTTTGTTACCTTAATACGACTGAACGCTCGCTCGATACACAGGCATAAAGGTATGACAGAGCAAACCTTGATCACTCTGAAACAACATGTTTGGAACTATGTAGTAAACTACTGTGAAAACGCTTTACGTATCTTTATTCTACTGCAAGCAAACACAAAATTGCATTATTTTTACTAAAAATTCTAAATATTTAATTTCCGACATTATTCAACATAACCGCGAAATTTGGAAGGTGGCTCTCGTTCATTTTCCTAAAATGAGCGAAAGCCTGCCCTCTATCTCGACATGTCTATTATGACAACACAGCCTCTTTTGGTTGTTCACCGTAAACGGCTTTTTCAAGCAGCTCGGCCACATCATATGTTTTGACTGTTTCTTCCACTTCTTTAGCCTTCGTTCCATCTGAAAGCATCGTTAAGCAATATGGACAGCCTGAGCTAATCACTGATGGATTTACTTCTAGGGCCTGCTCGGTTCTAGCCACATTGATGCGATGACCTGTTTCCTCTTCCATCCACATCAAGCCGCCACCTGCTCCACAGCACATTCCGGTTTCACGGTTTCTTTCCATTTCGACCAGCTTAACGCCTGGAATGGATCTTAGAATGTCACGTGGTTGATCGTATACCTCGTTATAACGCCCTAAATAGCAAGAATCGTGGAACGTAATCGTTTCATTTACAGCAAACTTAGGAACCAGTCTTCCTTCCTTAACAAGCTCTGCAAGAACTTCAGTGTGGTGATACACTTCTGCTTTCAAGCCAAAATCAGGATATTCATTTTTAAAGATGTTATAGGCATGCGGATCAATCGTGACAATTTTGTTTACTTCATTCTTTTCGAACTCATCGATATTGTTTTGTGCTAATTCCTGGAACAAGAATTCATTTCCGAGGCGACGTGCTGTATCCCCTGAGTTCTTTTCTTTATTTCCTAAAATAGCGAATTTAACGCCGGCTTCATTCAGTAGCTTGGCAAAAGAAAGTGCGATTTTTTGACTACGGTTATCGTAAGAACCCATCGAACCCACCCAGAATAGGTACTCAAATTCTTCACCAGCTTTTTTCATTTCCTTCACGGTTGGCACAGTGACATCCTCACGTGCTTCACGCCAATTTTCACGCTCTTTGCGATTTAATCCCCAAGGATTGCCCTGACGTTCGATATTGGTCATGGCGCGCTGAGCATCTGCATCTAATTTTCCTTCTGTTAAAACAAGATAACGGCGAAGGTCAATAATTTTTTCAACATGCTCATTCATAACTGGACATTGGTCTTCACAATTTCGACAGGTGGTACATGCCCAAATCTCTTCTTCGGT of the Bacillus sp. 1NLA3E genome contains:
- the icmF gene encoding fused isobutyryl-CoA mutase/GTPase IcmF, giving the protein MNKVEVYKPRHHIRFVTASSLFDGHDASINIMRRILQGSGAEVIHLGHNRSVEEVVNAAIQEDAQGIAISSYQGGHVEYFKYMYDLLKERGASHIRIFGGGGGVIIPKEINELHEYGITRIFSPEDGRLLGLQGMINQMLQESDFPTVDHETAQTIKKLQSGDVNTIAKLITLAEQHVEIGTEVAATAEILLKEIKTIQQTVPVIGITGTGGAGKSSLTDELIRRFINEIPEKKVAILSVDPTKQKTGGALLGDRIRMNAIFSPRVYMRSLATRRSKSELSLAIKDAISVVQSAGFDLIIVETSGIGQGDAEIAEICNVSLYVMTSEFGAPSQLEKIDMIDYADLVVINKFERKGSEDALRQVQKQYQRSRQAYDRDFSEMPVYGTIASQFNDPGTNALFAALIEKVNQNTGTTWTTTFSKSAKVEKQNVIIPNDRRYYLREISDTVRNYHKKAQEQVGIARRLFQLEGAIEAVKEKETNSEIITALGALKHETELKLTPESKNILDSWESTTKKYSAEQFVTKVRDKEIITILKSKSLSGLDIPKVALPKFTEYGEILRWVYRENVPGFFPFTAGVFPFKREGEDPKRQFAGEGTPDRTNRRFHYLSKDDTAKRLSTAFDSVTLYGEDPDHRPDIFGKIGESGVNVCTLEDMKKLYGGFDLCHPSTSVSMTINGPAPIILAMFMNTAIDQQLDKKQAELGRVLTVAEAEQVKAHTLQTVRGTVQADILKEDQGQNTCIFSTEFALRMMGDIQQYFIDQKVRNYYSVSISGYHIAEAGANPISQLAFTLANGFTFVEYYLSRGMNIDDFAPNLSFFFSNGLDPEYTVIGRVARRIWATTMRDKYRANERSQKLKYHVQTSGRSLHAQEIDFNDIRTTLQAIMALHDNCNSLHTNAYDEAITTPTEESVRRAMAIQMIITKEHGLTKNENPLQGSFIVEELTDLVEEAVLREFERMDDRGGVLGSMETQYQRGKIQDESMHYEMKKHTGELPIIGVNTYLNPNPPSEDAVNNMEIARASNEEKESQITNLRDFQARHNDQVAEALNRLKQVAVSGGNVFAELVETVKYASLGQITQSLYEVGGQYRRNM
- a CDS encoding TetR/AcrR family transcriptional regulator encodes the protein MKKQRREIHASVKDERLVKMRRNQMIKGAIALFKQKGFHRTTTREIAKAAGFSIGTLYEYIRSKEDILYLVCDSIYDEVKDRLEQDLASHQGTLKSLRYGIENFFRVMDSVQEEVLVMYQEAKSLSKDALPYVLEKEIDMVSMLEDVIQLVVDKGELCMTTKEVKLWAHNVVVQGQMWGFRRWTIQKQYTLDEYIEMQTDWIFAGLKGFYVKEAEGRV
- a CDS encoding acyl-CoA dehydrogenase; the encoded protein is MNFQLSEEHEMIRKMVRDFARNEVAPSAAERDENERFDREIFAKMAELGLTGIPWPEEYGGIGSDYLAYCIAVEELSRVCASTGVTLSAHTSLAGWPIFKFGSEEQKQKYLRPMAQGEKIGGYGLTEAGSGSDAGGMRTTARLNGDHYVLNGAKIFITNGGVADTYVVFALTDPENKQKGTSAFIVESDFPGFSVGKKEKKLGIRSSPTTEIIFEDCIVPVENLLGKEGEGFKIAMMTLDGGRNGIAAQAVGIAQGALDAAVDYSRERVQFGKPIALQQGIGFKLADMATGVEAARLLTYQAAWLESKGLPYGKESAMSKLFAGDTAMKVTTEAVQIFGGYGYTKDYPVERFMRDAKITQIYEGTQEIQRLVISRMLTK
- a CDS encoding acyl-CoA dehydrogenase, translating into MDLKYTDEQEMMRKMVRDFARTEIAPFIEKMEQGQFPREILTKMAQLGLMGIPIPEQYGGAGMDFISYIIAINELSKVSATVGVILSVHTSVGTNPIVYFGTEEQKQKYVPKLAAGEYLGAFCLTEPQAGSDAAGIKTRAIKDGEDYVINGSKIFITNGGEADVYIVFAVTDPSAGSKGITTFIVEKDTPGFIVGKDEKKMGLHGSRTVQLTFENMRVSGENILGKEGEGLKIALGNLDVGRIGIAAQALGIAEAALEAATEYASGRQQFGKPISRQQGVGFKLADMATSIEAARLLVYRAADLRAKGKPCGLEASMAKLFASRTAVEVTTEAIQVFGGYGYTEDYPVERYFRDAKITEIYEGTSEIQRLVISKQLTK
- a CDS encoding 3-hydroxybutyryl-CoA dehydrogenase; translated protein: MNVQTIMVIGAGQMGSGIAQVCAQAGYKVLLNDLKPEFVERGLGGISKNLARNVEKGRMTAETRDGILSNISASTTLQDAEAVDLVIEAAVENMEIKTKIFTQLDAIAPAHAILASNTSSLPITEIAAVTNRPEQVIGMHFMNPVPVMKLVEIIRGLATADKVYQTIEDITKNLEKVPVEVNDFPGFISNRILLPMLNEAIYALYEGVASKEAIDDVMKLGMNHPMGPLTLADFIGLDTCLYIMETLHEGFGDDKYRPCPLLRKYVKAGWLGKKTGRGFYVYE
- a CDS encoding acetyl-CoA C-acetyltransferase: MGKTVILSGIRTPFGKFGGGLSQLTAAELGGIAIKGALEKAQVKPDEVNEVIFGTVLQGGQGQIPSRQAARNAGLPWEVKTETVNKVCASGMRSVTLADQIIRLGDEEVIVAGGMESMSNAPYLLPKARWGLKMGDAAVTDLMIRDGLSCSFTGAHMGTYGNSTAEELEISREDQDKWAYRSHKLAVEAIKSGKFAEEIIPVEVPKRKGHPTVIEHDESPRPDTTVEVLAKLGPAFNRAGTITAGNAPGVNDGAAALVLMSEERAIREGRQPEAIILGHAEVGLEAKDFPKSPGVVIKELLKKTGKRVEEIDLFEINEAFAAVALASQKVAGLDPEKINVNGGAVALGHPIGASGARIILTLIRELQRRGGGIGIAAICSGGGQGDAIMIEVPKQ